The Blastococcus sp. HT6-4 genome window below encodes:
- a CDS encoding fumarate reductase/succinate dehydrogenase flavoprotein subunit, translated as MPLELFTVGEPIADTKAPTDVPIGERWSERKFRGRLVNPANRRKLTVIVVGTGLAGGSAAATLGEAGYKVKSFWYQDSPRRAHSVAAQGGINAAKNYRNDGDSVHRLFYDTVKGGDFRSRENNVHRLAEVSVNIIDQCVAQGVPFAREYGGLLDNRSFGGTQVSRTFYARGQTGQQLLYGAYQALERQIAAGTVEQNARTEMLDLIVVDGRARGIVARDLVSGEISTHFADAVVIASGGYGNVFYLSTNAKGSNTTAIWRAHKRGAYFANPCYTQIHPTCIPVKGDYQSKLTLMSESLRNDGRVWVPKERGDDRDPRDIPESDRDYYLERLYPSFGNLVPRDIASRQAKNVCDEGRGVGPGGLGVYLDFAEAIERLGRPAVEAKYGNLFDMYAQITGEDPYAVPMRIYPAVHYTMGGLWVDYDLQSTIPGMFVIGEANFSDHGANRLGASALMQGLADGYFVLPSTISSYLADGPFEKVDDSHPAAVEALTGVQEQVQRLLNINGNRTPASFHREVGQLMWDLCGMERTDEGLRKAIDRIQEIRQEFWTNLKVTGDWTSFNQTLEHAGRVADFIELAELMCIDALHRRESCGGHFRAESQTPEGEALRDDENFAYVAAWEWTPEGQPPVLHREDLEYEYVHLAQRSYK; from the coding sequence ATGCCTCTCGAACTGTTCACCGTCGGCGAGCCGATCGCCGACACCAAGGCCCCCACGGACGTCCCGATCGGCGAGCGCTGGAGCGAGCGCAAGTTCCGCGGCCGCCTGGTCAACCCGGCCAACCGCCGCAAGCTGACGGTCATCGTCGTCGGCACCGGTCTGGCCGGCGGCTCGGCCGCCGCCACGCTCGGCGAGGCCGGCTACAAGGTGAAGTCGTTCTGGTACCAGGACAGCCCGCGCCGCGCGCACAGCGTCGCCGCGCAGGGCGGCATCAACGCCGCCAAGAACTACCGCAACGACGGCGACAGCGTGCACCGGCTGTTCTACGACACGGTCAAGGGCGGCGACTTCCGCTCCCGTGAGAACAACGTGCACCGCCTCGCCGAGGTCAGCGTCAACATCATCGACCAGTGCGTGGCGCAGGGCGTGCCCTTCGCCCGCGAGTACGGCGGCCTGCTCGACAACCGCTCGTTCGGTGGCACCCAGGTCTCGCGCACCTTCTACGCCCGCGGCCAGACGGGCCAGCAGCTGCTCTACGGCGCCTACCAGGCGCTGGAGCGGCAGATCGCGGCCGGCACCGTCGAGCAGAACGCGCGCACCGAGATGCTGGACCTGATCGTGGTCGACGGCCGCGCCCGCGGCATCGTCGCCCGCGACCTGGTCAGCGGCGAGATCAGCACCCACTTCGCCGACGCCGTCGTCATCGCCAGTGGTGGCTACGGCAACGTCTTCTACCTCTCCACGAACGCCAAGGGCTCCAACACCACGGCGATCTGGCGGGCGCACAAGCGGGGCGCGTACTTCGCCAACCCCTGCTACACGCAGATCCACCCGACCTGCATCCCGGTCAAGGGCGACTACCAGTCGAAGCTGACCCTGATGTCGGAGTCGCTGCGCAACGACGGCCGCGTCTGGGTGCCCAAGGAGCGCGGCGACGACCGCGACCCGCGGGACATCCCCGAGTCCGACCGCGACTACTACCTCGAGCGCCTCTACCCCTCGTTCGGCAACCTGGTGCCCCGCGACATCGCCTCGCGCCAGGCCAAGAACGTGTGCGACGAGGGCCGCGGCGTCGGCCCCGGCGGCCTGGGCGTCTACCTGGACTTCGCCGAGGCGATCGAGCGGCTGGGTCGCCCGGCGGTCGAGGCCAAGTACGGGAACCTCTTCGACATGTACGCCCAGATCACGGGCGAGGACCCCTACGCGGTCCCGATGCGGATCTACCCCGCCGTGCACTACACGATGGGCGGTCTGTGGGTCGACTACGACCTCCAGTCGACGATCCCCGGCATGTTCGTGATCGGTGAGGCCAACTTCTCCGACCACGGCGCCAACCGGCTCGGCGCCTCGGCGCTGATGCAGGGGCTGGCCGACGGCTACTTCGTGCTCCCGTCGACGATCAGCAGCTACCTCGCCGACGGCCCGTTCGAGAAGGTCGACGACAGCCACCCGGCCGCCGTCGAGGCGCTCACCGGCGTGCAGGAGCAGGTGCAGCGGCTGCTCAACATCAACGGCAACCGCACCCCGGCGTCCTTCCACCGCGAGGTCGGCCAGCTGATGTGGGACCTCTGCGGCATGGAGCGCACGGACGAGGGCCTGCGCAAGGCCATCGACCGCATCCAGGAGATCCGCCAGGAGTTCTGGACCAACCTGAAGGTGACCGGCGACTGGACCTCGTTCAACCAGACGCTGGAGCACGCCGGCCGGGTCGCCGACTTCATCGAGCTCGCCGAGCTCATGTGCATCGACGCCCTGCACCGCCGCGAGAGCTGCGGCGGCCACTTCCGCGCGGAGAGCCAGACCCCCGAGGGCGAGGCGCTGCGCGACGACGAGAACTTCGCCTACGTCGCAGCCTGGGAGTGGACGCCGGAGGGCCAGCCCCCGGTGCTGCACCGGGAAGACCTCGAGTACGAGTACGTCCACCTCGCCCAGCGGAGCTACAAGTGA